Proteins from a single region of Candidatus Zixiibacteriota bacterium:
- a CDS encoding iron-containing alcohol dehydrogenase, with protein sequence MLNFEFILPTKIIFGPGEIIKLGKEVKNIGRKPLLITGKTAMRKTGILDRVLDILDRVNIKPVLFENIEPNPHAKTVDEAARIARDEGCDMVIGLGGGSTMDAAKGIAAAAMSKRPVWDHIYSGDGETYIPIRKALPIVCVPTIAATGSEADSGGVITNTDTNEKTGIFGKPLFPTLSIVDPELTFTCPKDYTIDGGIDIITHVIESYFTGTDTAYLQDRFSESIIRTVIHYLPMAIANPEHLEARSHLSWCSTVALSGMVNQGRGGTFPLHALEHAVSGHYDISHGRGLALLLPALMEYTMPARPRKFIELGRNIFDIQFTSESEEHAALQSIEAMKSFLASVNRHIHFSDLDIDDSKFEKMADDIIKIYGRGKNYLENPRPIDKAGILEIFRNSL encoded by the coding sequence ATGCTAAATTTTGAGTTTATACTTCCTACAAAAATAATATTCGGTCCGGGAGAAATCATCAAGCTTGGCAAAGAGGTTAAAAATATCGGTCGAAAACCTCTGTTGATTACAGGCAAGACCGCCATGCGTAAAACCGGTATTCTCGATAGAGTATTGGATATTCTCGACCGGGTGAATATCAAACCTGTATTGTTTGAAAATATCGAGCCTAATCCGCATGCTAAAACTGTTGATGAAGCCGCCCGAATCGCCCGTGATGAAGGTTGCGATATGGTTATCGGCTTAGGCGGCGGTTCGACTATGGATGCCGCTAAGGGAATTGCGGCTGCAGCCATGTCTAAACGTCCTGTCTGGGACCATATCTATTCCGGCGATGGTGAAACTTATATCCCTATACGCAAGGCTCTGCCGATTGTATGCGTGCCAACTATTGCCGCCACCGGCAGTGAGGCAGACAGCGGCGGGGTAATCACCAATACCGATACAAATGAGAAAACCGGCATATTCGGCAAACCGTTATTCCCAACGCTTTCAATTGTTGACCCCGAACTGACATTCACTTGTCCGAAAGATTATACTATCGACGGCGGCATTGATATTATCACGCATGTTATCGAATCATATTTTACCGGCACCGATACCGCTTATCTTCAGGACAGGTTCTCCGAATCAATCATCCGAACGGTAATTCACTATCTTCCGATGGCAATAGCAAACCCCGAACATCTCGAAGCCCGCTCTCACCTATCGTGGTGTTCGACAGTCGCCCTGTCAGGCATGGTAAATCAGGGGCGCGGCGGAACATTCCCGCTTCACGCCTTAGAGCATGCCGTTTCCGGCCACTATGATATCTCCCATGGCCGAGGACTGGCTTTACTTCTGCCGGCGCTTATGGAATACACAATGCCGGCGCGTCCGCGCAAATTTATTGAGCTGGGTAGAAATATATTCGACATTCAGTTTACTAGCGAATCGGAAGAACATGCCGCCCTCCAAAGCATCGAAGCCATGAAAAGTTTTTTAGCCTCAGTAAACAGACATATTCATTTTTCTGATCTCGACATAGATGATTCGAAGTTTGAGAAAATGGCTGATGATATTATTAAAATTTACGGCAGGGGGAAAAACTATCTCGAGAATCCGCGCCCTATCGATAAGGCAGGGATATTGGAGATTTTCCGGAATTCGTTGTAG